The DNA window ATGAAAATTTTGAAAAATTCACCAAAGATTTTGTAAAAAAAATGGAATCAAACAAAACTCCATTGAATAACAAGGTCAACGCCCCCACCTATATTATCCCTGTGGTTTTCCATGTGTATGGAGAAGCTCAGAGTAATGTAAAAGTAAATTACCAAAAAGTAGTTGACTTGCTGCAACAAATCAACTTAAATTTCAATGGAACTAATACCGATTCAAACACTATAGATCCTTACTTCCAGCCGATTAGGAGTACATTAAGTATTGAATTCCGATTAGCTAAAATTGACCCAACCGGAAAAGCAACAAGCGGAGTGGTATTTCACCCTTTCAAAAGTGGATATGGCAACGGAGGCGGATATGATGCACAAATTGGCGCAGATGCATGGGATAATACAAAGTATATGAATGTGTATATACAAAATGATCTATATGCCAATAAAGATTTATATCAATCAGGAGTTGCCTGGTATCCGGATTCATACATGTCTTCAGTAAATACAGCCAGAGTAGTTTATAATGGCCGTTATATATATGATGCTGCAGGAACTGTTGCTTCAAACGAGTTTTCTGATACATTCACTCACGAATTTGGGCATTGGTTAAATCTTCAACACACGTTCAATGTTCTTTGTTCAACCGCAAATCCTGGTAATGATGGTGACGGAGTTGCTGACACCCCTGTAGAAAATAATTCTTCCGGATTAGGATGTACAGCTGGAAACAATTGTCTTGGACAAAAAGTGAACGTTGAAAACTATATGGGATACAACGGTTCCGCTGGTTGTTATAAAATGTTTACCAATGGACAAGTTAACAGAATGCTAGCAGCATTAAACCATCCTTCGAGAATGAATTTATGGCAGCCCGCAAACTTAGTTGCAACCGGTGTTGCCAATACTCCGCCCAGATTAACTCTTAGCAACAGTACCTTTACAGAGAACTTAAACAATAATGGAGCCGTGTCATTAGATGGAACTGTAGCATCTGTTCCTACATCAACCATTACCCTAAACGGAGCAACATTTGCCGTATCGAATGGAACAACTCTTATTGCAGGAACACATTTCACTTCTTCATTACCAGCAGGACAAACAGCAACTATAGCAGTTACAAGCCCTACTACTGCTACACTTACCATAAATGGTGCGGCAACCAGTCATCCTAAAAGTCAGATCCTGAATTCATCAATTACGTTCCTAAATCCAGCTATAACAGGAGGTGCAACGTCATTAGGATCCACAACAGCTTTAGCATTAACTTTTTCTTACAAAGATCCCTATAAAATAGTTACAGGAACTCCTTTGGAAAGTTATGCCAATCCAACACCAACAACCGTAACAACTAACTCCGGGGCAACTTGGAAATATTTTATCATTAATCCGGAGCTTAGTGATGATGCAGGGTATGGTGCTTGGTACTATGGAGCAAATCAATTAAAATTGGAAACCTATTGGAAAGGATTAGTATGTGGGGCAGGGACAAGAAATATTAGTTTAATTCCGTCTTGCACCACTATAAGTAATGCAAATATTATAGGTTATCCAACGGGTACTCCCGGACAACTTGACGTGTATACCCCTACTTACACTACCTGGTCTGGTAAAACAGCTTATGTTGGTTTTAGAAACCAATTCGAAGGCTACAATATTAACGGCTATTTCAAACTGAATGTTGGGGCCAATGGTTCAGGTTATTCTGTAACTGAGTTTGCATATAATACACAACCAAATGGCAGTATTACAACACCTTGTGCATTACCATTATCATCATTATCCACTTCAGACGTTGATACAACAAACTCAGAAACATCCATCTATCCGAATCCAGTTTCTGATATATTGAATATTAAAACAGAAGGGAAAATTAAATCAATTTCTGTTTACGACATGTCTGGAAGAAAAATGAATGCCAAAGTTATGGGTGATAGGGTTGATGTTAAACACTTCCTAAGCGGAACTTATTTAATTGATATTGAAACTTCTTTAGGGAAATCTTCCCAAAAATTCATTAAAAAATAGGATCAAACGCTATATCGATACAATATGATCGTTAGTAATAGGTTTTATTTTAACTGCTTGTATTTTTGAGATGATACAGGTTTAAGATGGGCTCATTGAGCTCATCTTTCTTTTTTCTATACCACAATCTATTAAGCGCAAGCAAAGAGCAATATTCAGGTGGAGGTAATTATCCTGATCATCAACCTCC is part of the Chryseobacterium lactis genome and encodes:
- a CDS encoding M43 family zinc metalloprotease — encoded protein: MKKFKLLLLVSLFPIIGFAQENRPHECKADEMMKKHFELHPESKAEYENFEKFTKDFVKKMESNKTPLNNKVNAPTYIIPVVFHVYGEAQSNVKVNYQKVVDLLQQINLNFNGTNTDSNTIDPYFQPIRSTLSIEFRLAKIDPTGKATSGVVFHPFKSGYGNGGGYDAQIGADAWDNTKYMNVYIQNDLYANKDLYQSGVAWYPDSYMSSVNTARVVYNGRYIYDAAGTVASNEFSDTFTHEFGHWLNLQHTFNVLCSTANPGNDGDGVADTPVENNSSGLGCTAGNNCLGQKVNVENYMGYNGSAGCYKMFTNGQVNRMLAALNHPSRMNLWQPANLVATGVANTPPRLTLSNSTFTENLNNNGAVSLDGTVASVPTSTITLNGATFAVSNGTTLIAGTHFTSSLPAGQTATIAVTSPTTATLTINGAATSHPKSQILNSSITFLNPAITGGATSLGSTTALALTFSYKDPYKIVTGTPLESYANPTPTTVTTNSGATWKYFIINPELSDDAGYGAWYYGANQLKLETYWKGLVCGAGTRNISLIPSCTTISNANIIGYPTGTPGQLDVYTPTYTTWSGKTAYVGFRNQFEGYNINGYFKLNVGANGSGYSVTEFAYNTQPNGSITTPCALPLSSLSTSDVDTTNSETSIYPNPVSDILNIKTEGKIKSISVYDMSGRKMNAKVMGDRVDVKHFLSGTYLIDIETSLGKSSQKFIKK